A single Drosophila miranda strain MSH22 chromosome XR, D.miranda_PacBio2.1, whole genome shotgun sequence DNA region contains:
- the LOC108153762 gene encoding GATA zinc finger domain-containing protein 10 produces MKLRVFLLLSAALAATTVQAVVQPGRNQQLFNHNRNGYRYNGPAHKYLPAQGPPSTEAGIITGPWQSHGSHGNQIPQSLEHSHGANHQQQQGYNGPYNNQYYGGQEQHRQEEHSWKQKQQFGQQQNHQQRGEPWQSSQGLAQDQGFQQHQEQQYHQHQSQSHHQQGHQEVEYAPEQHGRPGQHHQQGLLQQEPHHQRAESWQPSHEQGFQYEQHREGQPSDFAQNSDRFPSALAHATSHKTVAAPARDIKLVPAYTLSSYSDQDRFIGLDALDTRLLSQSLPEAYQRVPFNAVQPSSHQGLGQVQGQRHEELLGGSPQQQESQGYVQMQSHSYELPSSHTMQREWPQQLQQQQQPHNSGNRQYSESAFAFSSNQSPDSSSHSSNPAVHPSSPSIHSSNPSYSFQNSLSHPSREFQPPYYR; encoded by the exons ATGAAGCTTCGCGTG TTCCTCCTTCTCAGCGCCGCCCTTGCAGCGACCACTGTCCAGGCCGTCGTCCAGCCGGGCAGGAATCAGCAGCTGTTCAACCACAACCGGAACGGATACCGCTACAACGGACCCGCCCACAAGTACCTGCCCGCCCAGGGGCCGCCCAGCACGGAAGCGGGCATCATCACTGGGCCCTGGCAATCTCATGGATCTCATGGCAATCAAATTCCACAATCCCTGGAGCACTCTCATGGGGCCAatcatcaacagcagcagggcTACAACGGTCCCTACAACAACCAGTACTACGGGGGACAGGAGCAGCATCGACAAGAAGAGCACTCCTGGAAGCAGAAGCAACAGTTTGGACAACAGCAAAATCACCAACAGAGAGGTGAACCCTGGCAGTCATCTCAGGGACTTGCACAGGATCAAGGCTTCCAGCAGCACCAGGAGCAGCAGTACCACCAGCACCAGTCCCAATCACATCATCAACAAGGCCACCAAGAAGTGGAATACGCTCCCGAGCAGCATGGCAGGCCAGGACAACATCATCAACAAGGCCTCCTCCAGCAGGAGCCACATCATCAGAGAGCTGAATCCTGGCAACCATCTCATGAGCAAGGCTTTCAGTATGAGCAACATCGTGAAGGGCAACCATCCGATTTTGCCCAAAACTCTGATAGATTTCCTTCGGCTCTCGCACATGCCACCAGCCATAAAACTGTTGCTGCTCCTGCCCGCGATATCAAGCTTGTTCCAGCTTATACTCTTTCTAGTTATTCGGACCAAGATCGCTTCATTGGATTGGATGCTCTCGACACTCGCCTACTGAGCCAATCCCTGCCAGAGGCCTACCAGCGGGTTCCTTTCAACGCTGTCCAGCCCTCCAGCCACCAGGGACTAGGCCAGGTCCAAGGTCAGCGGCATGAGGAGCTGTTGGGGGGCTCTCCCCAGCAACAGGAGAGCCAGGGCTATGTCCAGATGCAATCGCACTCCTACGAGCTGCCTTCGTCCCATACCATGCAGCGGGAGTGGccccagcagctgcagcagcaacagcagcctcATAACTCAGGAAATCGTCAGTACTCGGAAAGTGCCTTTGCTTTCTCCTCCAACCAATCCCCAGATTCCAGCAGCCACTCGTCTAACCCAGCCGTTCACCCCTCAAGCCCATCCATTCACTCTTCGAATCCGTCCTACTCCTTCCAGAACTCCTTGAGCCATCCCAGCCGCGAGTTCCAGCCGCCCTACTATAGATAG
- the LOC108150767 gene encoding uncharacterized protein LOC108150767, with translation MTRLSALGVALLLHSVIGISYYYFFKMGRCSSEPSPILGNWLFTVSVVSVLQAVRLIPSEVPDFTALVLETIMCCFVLDLMLTKLWCRIESLVHCAIVGVLQICPVGDDTFLTYEYWTQAILTTVIGACLLWVTAWAMALPRRLQHGLQCWRRSCHRQLSRMLFSSMETRPPLRQESSSSFAA, from the coding sequence ATGACTCGACTGTCGGCTTTGGGTGTGGCCTTGCTGCTACATTCGGTGATTGGGATCTCCTACTACTACTTCTTCAAGATGGGGCGTTGCTCCTCGGAGCCCTCGCCCATCTTGGGCAACTGGCTCTTCACGGTCTCCGTCGTTTCCGTGCTGCAGGCGGTGCGCCTGATACCCAGCGAGGTCCCCGATTTCACGGCCCTGGTCCTGGAGACGATCATGTGCTGCTTCGTCCTCGACCTGATGCTGACCAAGCTGTGGTGCCGCATCGAGAGCCTGGTCCATTGCGCCATCGTTGGGGTCCTGCAGATATGCCCCGTCGGCGATGACACCTTCCTGACGTACGAGTACTGGACGCAGGCGATCCTCACCACAGTCATTGGAGCCTGTCTGCTCTGGGTGACCGCCTGGGCCATGGCTTTGCCCCGGCGGCTGCAGCATGGGCTCCAGTGCTGGCGCCGTAGCTGCCATCGACAGCTCTCCCGTATGCTCTTCTCCAGCATGGAGACACGGCCGCCGCTACGCCAGGAGAGCTCCTCAAGCTTTGCCGCCTGA
- the LOC108150970 gene encoding probable basic-leucine zipper transcription factor Q, which translates to MLCHRHIHCRLLLAGQLLVLLPLMQSSPVSSPEIANKAAQSPNSLQVQQQQQQQQQLQQQQQQQQQQEAHLNSLSAYASGYDSLAQLQMQGQIQSQIQAQNQGQGQSHSEADPSSFKPSYKMPEMETNFTPMQTAGTPSVASLPSTPMLMQYLPAQTLQDGTGTVQYLQLIPTRPIIVPISPYLQAAAAASGNMPSPPAPSVVAAPQPDFSGRTATVLSALPPNYGALQGYATGINPAAAFRSTYRINREAKDKNYPPTFSLNLNEYLPASSVGHDASSHLYLRARS; encoded by the coding sequence ATGCTGTGCCATCGACACATCCattgccgcctgctgctggcaGGACAACTGCTGGTGCTATTGCCACTCATGCAATCCTCGCCTGTGTCCAGCCCCGAGATAGCCAACAAGGCCGCCCAGTCGCCCAACAGCCTCcaggtgcagcagcagcagcagcaacaacagcagcttcagcagcagcaacaacagcagcaacagcaggaagCGCACCTCAACTCTCTCAGCGCATATGCCAGTGGATACGACAGCCTGGCGCAGCTCCAGATGCAGGGGCAGATCCAAAGCCAGATCCAAGCACAGAACCAGGGCCAGGGACAGTCCCATTCCGAGGCAGATCCCTCCTCCTTCAAGCCCTCCTACAAGATGCCCGAAATGGAGACCAACTTCACGCCTATGCAGACTGCTGGGACGCCCAGCGTGGCGAGCCTGCCATCCACACCCATGCTGATGCAGTACCTGCCCGCCCAGACCCTGCAAGATGGCACCGGCACCGTGCAGTACCTCCAGCTGATTCCCACGCGACCCATCATCGTGCCCATCAGCCCCTATCTGCAGGCGGCTGCAGCCGCTTCGGGCAACATGCCCTCCCCGCCAGCGCCCAGTGTGGTGGCAGCCCCACAGCCTGACTTTTCCGGCCGGACAGCCACCGTGCTGAGCGCCCTGCCCCCCAACTATGGGGCTTTGCAGGGATATGCCACTGGAATCAACCCTGCGGCAGCATTCCGCAGCACCTACCGCATCAATCGCGAGGCCAAGGACAAGAACTATCCGCCCACGTTTTCGCTGAACCTCAACGAGTATCTGCCCGCCTCCTCTGTGGGTCACGATGCCAGCTCTCATTTGTACCTCAGGGCACGATCGTAG
- the LOC108165250 gene encoding uncharacterized protein LOC108165250 has protein sequence MDSAPFNRSRGLLCLYLLLLMSTLCNAVSVTTGTSGHSHSRRRSGGGGGGGLTLVEDSVPDQLALAGRTHTRRGSSHSVLHSRSKETPNKDYAYGQVELNLVRPEPETLYPSSLSTTTAAVASGIRVGSGPSAAAAAAASMNHQDTITLEDSQSAAEYVANAIKLAYKQPQIQIQQPQPQILTQSQAAPKEPKASSEQPQRDVERERELLELHLQKELQAQQAPAPVYEKEPVTRSYELYEQGDPSIQSQPQTGEIERQYRTKYYNYVPYPPPQLYRNLEAEAEEKVQVSASTEIPKSEIMKQIEKSVIKYMKELEAEGKILSTPQEQPQSMPPPLITTYYKPASASISVSSAAPSYSSATSASSSISSLSDEKRYSSSTVRPKYTPPPGQGRQQSSSYHQHHPSGGQAAAHHHHQQQHQTKAHPHLHSSSHSQSHSQPQSQSQSHSPSHSQPQSHSHAQSKPQVQHFQSETETAYQAPDLPVDELSPNVEFIYKIKTRAPLQTATVKTVSKPYTLPLKSTEHFDHGAALKNIEEFDLSHVVSGSERERERERERQRERETGEDQQLQHHHQHTRGSGGKPHKLYFNSEIYHDINSLPFKGEKVRHDPEAERAIHEYRQKLKSAAGDLHPDYKGYTGYFAEPDPDSEREEREQAKLQLQLQSQEDGYPIVNPYPYLLKKEPLGSKYEEEHESWPEQPLRLVHTHGHPLGHGHAHAHAHAHGKGQHKGQGQGQGQVGGINSSLEYDSYSPKFNNNPEGYGYQHTYKGSSGGTLPAGGKRGKRGGSGAGSSGGGGNVHPIPGKKQLRTSAASAGGDLEASLALRPPPKK, from the exons ATGGACAGTGCTCCATTCAATCGCAGCCGCGGCCTGCTGTGCCTCTATTTGCTGTTACTC ATGTCAACACTGTGTAACGCTGTGTCCGTCACCACAGGAACTTCGgggcacagccacagccgccgCCGCTccggaggaggaggtggaggggGTCTGACCCTGGTGGAGGACTCTGTGCCGGATCAGCTGGCCCTCGCAGGACGCACCCACACCAGGCGAGGGTCCAGCCATTCAGTGCTCCACAGCAGATCCAAAGAGACGCCCAACAAAG ATTATGCCTACGGACAGGTGGAACTGAATCTGGTGCGACCCGAACCTGAGACTCTGTATCCCAGCAGTCTGAGCACGACCACAGCGGCAGTTGCAAGTGGAATTCGGGTGGGTTCTGggccatcagcagcagcagcagcagcagcttcgaTGAACCATCAGGATACGATCACGCTGGAGGATTCGCAGAGTGCCGCCGAGTATGTGGCTAATGCCATTAAGCTGGCCTACAaacagccacagatacagatccagcagccacagccacagatccTAACGCAATCGCAGGCGGCCCCAAAGGAGCCCAAGGCTTCATCAGAGCAGCCGCAGAGGGATGTGGAACGGGAACGAGAACTCCTGGAGCTGCACTTGCAGAAGGAGCTTCAGGCGCAGCAGGCACCCGCTCCAGTGTACGAGAAGGAGCCCGTGACCCGCAGCTACGAGCTCTACGAACAGGGAGATCCGTCGATCCAGTCCCAGCCCCAAACGGGGGAGATCGAGCGGCAGTATCGCACAAAATACTACAACTATGTCCCGTATCCGCCGCCGCAGCTGTACCGCAACCTCGAAGCGGAAGCCGAGGAGAAGGTGCAGGTGTCCGCCTCCACGGAGATACCCAAGTCGGAGATAATGAAGCAAATCGAGAAGTCGGTGATCAAGTACATGAAAGAGCTGGAGGCAGAGGGCAAGATTCTGAGCACGCCCCAGGAGCAGCCGCAGTCGATGCCCCCGCCGCTAATCACAACTTACTACAAGCCGGCATCCGCCTCCATTTCTGTGTCCTCGGCGGCTCCATCCTACTCCTCAGCAACCTCTGCGTCCTCGTCGATCTCCTCGCTTTCCGATGAGAAgcgctacagcagcagcacggtGAGACCGAAGTACACTCCGCCGCCGGGACAGGGTCGCCAGCAATCGTCGTCTTACCACCAGCATCATCCCTCTGGCGGTCAGGCGGCGGCGCACCACcatcatcagcaacagcaccagACCAAGGCTCATCCCCATCTCCACTCGAGCTCCCACTCCCAGTCGCActcccagccccagtcccagtctcaGTCCCACTCCCCGTCGCACTCGCAGCCACAGTCGCACTCTCACGCCCAGTCAAAGCCACAAGTGCAGCACTTCCAGTCCGAGACGGAGACCGCCTACCAAGCGCCCGATCTACCCGTAGACGAGCTCAGTCCCAATGTCGAGTTCATCTACAAGATCAAGACGCGGGCACCGCTTCAGACGGCCACCGTGAAAACGGTCTCCAAACCGTACACGCTGCCCCTGAAGAGCACGGAGCACTTTGACCATGGCGCTGCCCTCAAGAATATCGAAGAGTTCGATCTGTCCCATGTGGTCAGTGGGTCAGAGCGGGAAAGGGAGCGGGAACGTGAGCGGCAGCGGGAGCGTGAGACGGGGGAAGACCAACAGCTgcaacaccaccaccagcatACCCGCGGATCCGGCGGGAAGCCCCACAAGCTGTATTTCAACTCTGAGATCTACCACGACATTAACTCGCTGCCGTTTAAAGGCGAAAAAGTGCGCCACGACCCGGAAGCGGAGCGGGCGATCCACGAGTACCGACAAAAGCTAAAGTCGGCCGCCGGAGACCTCCATCCGGACTACAAGGGCTACACGGGCTACTTTGCTGAGCCGGATCCGGATTCAGAGCGCGAGGAACGGGAGCAGGCCAAgctccagctgcagctgcagtcCCAGGAGGATGGTTACCCCATAGTCAATCCCTATCCCTATCTGCTTAAGAAGGAGCCGCTGGGGTCCAAGTACGAGGAGGAGCATGAATCCTGGCCAGAGCAGCCGCTCCGTCTGGTCCACACACACGGCCACCCACTCGGCCAcggccacgcccacgcccatgCCCATGCACATGGCAAGGGCCAGCACAAAGGGCAGGGCCAGGGTCAGGGTCAGGTTGGTGGGATCAACAGCAGCCTAGAGTACGACAGCTACAGCCCCAAGTTCAACAATAATCCCGAGGGCTACGGCTACCAGCACACGTACAAGGGCTCCTCTGGAGGGACACTGCCCGCCGGTGGCAAGCGTGGCAAGCGGGGCGGCAGCGGAGCCGGCTCcagcggcggcggtggcaatGTCCACCCGATTCCGGGCAAGAAGCAGCTGCGGACGAGCGCCGCCAGTGCGGGTGGCGATCTGGAGGCCAGCCTCGCCCTGAGGCCCCCACCCAAAAAGTAG
- the LOC108165546 gene encoding hornerin, whose amino-acid sequence MQFGRIPLAVALFSCCCALLVNADVPTDAIAKQASAPSATPTKLKRDAGLSFGSGLYHGPSHKYLPPGPSHSSSYDSGFGYASTLHGNGLSSSSGYDFGHADTTLESYGGHHYGGHSSHGRPHYISSSSGSGHHHQGPKVETYIVQTSGGSASGHGHSYHGHGPSHGHGYGYSHGYGQGHGSGSGSGSGLGYKYSSHGSTGGGVGGGYLNLLGGHKPSSTYLVAGPEYSHSSHHGGSGAGARPSYAISSQHSSTGHGFSHGFGHGLSHGPSHGHSLEHVSNHGHALEHALEQGLSHALSLSHGGAQLGGYPHHAPSAHPALEHHLGGEETSGYSYDAPSIGFGKSPPLSSYGVPLLPGYEHQQHPQHPLPDQVQVQVLEEQELKAEQAAEEHQTPVYALGHKGLGHFSYTANKPQALHTDVLSNSGGHHHSNDISLNELSKTPFKPSAFLGAKQEPSSGSGYDYATPSNQYLQPPTSSGYDYQAPPPQVLYGAPGHSGDSATPIFEPEATYLPPVPTHGYH is encoded by the coding sequence ATGCAGTTTGGAAGAATCCCGTTAGCTGTGGCTCtgttcagctgctgctgcgcatTGCTCGTCAATGCCGACGTCCCCACCGATGCCATCGCTAAGCAGGCCTCTGCCCCATCCGCCACGCCTACCAAACTGAAGCGAGATGCCGGCTTAAGCTTCGGCAGTGGCCTCTACCACGGCCCCTCGCACAAGTACCTGCCTCCCGGTCCATCCCACTCGTCCTCCTACGACTCGGGCTTCGGGTACGCTTCGACTCTGCACGGAAATGGGCTTTCGTCCAGCAGCGGCTACGACTTCGGGCATGCGGATACCACTCTGGAGAGCTACGGAGGACACCATTATGGAGGACACTCCTCCCATGGAAGGCCGCActacatcagcagcagcagcggcagtggaCACCACCATCAGGGGCCCAAGGTAGAGACTTACATTGTGCAGACGAGCGGTGGATCTGCATCCGGACATGGCCATAGCTACCACGGACACGGCCCAAGTCACGGTCACGGCTACGGATACAGTCATGGATACGGACAGGGGCACGGATCTGGATCAGGATCTGGCTCTGGCCTGGGCTACAAGTACTCCTCTCACGGATCCACTGGTGGAGGCGTTGGAGGAGGCTACCTGAATCTTCTGGGAGGCCACAAGCCCAGCAGCACCTATCTGGTAGCCGGTCCAGAGTACTCTCACAGCAGTCATCACGGAGGATCTGGAGCAGGAGCCCGTCCAAGCTACGCCATCTCCTCCCAGCACTCTTCAACTGGTCACGGCTTCAGTCACGGATTCGGTCATGGACTCAGCCATGGACCCAGCCACGGGCATTCTCTGGAGCACGTATCCAACCACGGGCACGCACTGGAGCACGCCTTGGAGCAGGGTCTGAGCCACGCCCTGAGCCTTAGCCATGGAGGAGCGCAGCTTGGTGGCTATCCCCATCACGCCCCATCAGCCCATCCCGCACTGGAGCATCATCTGGGCGGCGAGGAGACCTCCGGCTACAGCTACGATGCGCCCAGCATTGGCTTTGGCAAATCTCCTCCTCTGAGCAGCTACGGAGTTCCGCTGCTGCCCGGCTATGAGCATCAGCAACACCCACAGCACCCGCTGCCCGATCAAGTGCAGGTCCAGGTGCTGGAAGAGCAGGAGCTCAAGGCAGAGCAGGCAGCGGAGGAGCACCAGACGCCCGTTTATGCTTTGGGCCACAAGGGTCTGGGCCACTTTAGCTACACAGCCAACAAGCCACAGGCCCTGCACACCGATGTCTTGTCCAACAGCGGTGGCCACCATCATTCCAATGATATTTCCTTGAACGAGCTGTCCAAGACGCCCTTCAAGCCAAGCGCCTTCCTGGGGGCTAAGCAAGAGcccagctccgggtctggctatGACTATGCCACGCCCAGCAATCAGTATCTGCAGCCCCCAACATCGTCAGGATACGACTACCAGGCCCCCCCGCCCCAGGTTCTGTACGGTGCACCAGGGCACTCGGGGGACTCGGCCACGCCCATATTCGAGCCAGAGGCCACCTACCTGCCGCCCGTGCCCACCCACGGATATCATTAA
- the LOC108153766 gene encoding alpha-protein kinase 1, with amino-acid sequence MRLALILCTLSAAVCLASGLGQPEAPTKASSYPKKVTTLKKRPTKTPTAATTSTSGSTTSGRGGTSSSGTTTKPSKPRVKIGKTTRPSTVTRGSTKAPALAASFSNLPADDLEFIKELDKQFKLHGDKIKIKVERDNSTGSGGKNSKRTIEGDLGYGYAHQGYDYTPPKFMFYPYSQHDIPATEAPLDTYGSYAPSGFAHPQPQEPEEPQEHQQPPQQQQQQHVTSVTIEPSYSYELKPQTTYETQPPHPTQPQEHQPHQAHPSHGLEQPQIDLPQEEEHADQGGYQEPVIVLRIPGPAKYAAHLQTLLQQYLEIRAAQYLSLLQEAEQNQQQHHHQHQQQQQQQQHLDLSQQYGAPEQGPYHPDVSYSHQLAPTPQPVQYAAIDDVYQSYKGRHQQQQQHQQQVQQYEQPPPEAYYAPTGYQQQTQFYYAQPQSHGHGQGQAQPQLYLIAMAPQPDYVDAAPQADYGEPLPHQPQQQQQAQQQPIYVPESEPPTAPEAEHEQEQEHSLPITENNPRATHTKVIFNSHPSHMYPTLRQYSQQQQQQHHHQEQQEEQQEGASEESAPSQRPYNYHAHGLKMRQGKRSAKAHPEAAAAAAGDQRLQQIREYVREKLGAEMGSAVEYKTTQLLEG; translated from the exons ATGCGATTGGCATTGATACTG TGCACTCTGAGTGCGGCCGTGTGCCTGGCCAGCGGTTTGGGTCAGCCGGAGGCGCCCACCAAGGCATCCAGCTACCCCAAGAAGGTGACGACGCTGAAGAAGCGACCGACCAAGACGCCGACCGCGGCGACCACTTCCACATCGGGCAGCACCACATCCGGCAGGGGGGGAACAAGCAGCAGTGGGACGACCACCAAGCCGAGCAAGCCACGCGTGAAGATCGGAAAGACCACCAGGCCGAGCACCGTCACTAGAGGCAGCACCAAGGCACCCGCCTTGGCCGCGAGCTTTAGCAACCTGCCCGCTGATGATCTGGAGTTCATCAAGGAGCTGGACAAGCAGTTCAAGCTGCATGGGGACAAGATCAAGATCAAGGTGGAGCGGGACAATTCCACGGGTAGTGGCGGCAAGAACAGCAAGCGGACGATCGAAGGAGATCTGGG ATATGGCTATGCCCATCAGGGGTACGACTACACGCCGCCCAAGTTCATGTTCTATCCGTACTCCCAGCACGACATTCCGGCCACAGAGGCGCCACTAGATACCTATGGCAGCTATGCTCCCTCCGGCTTTGCCCATCCCCAGCCGCAGGAGCCAGAAGAACCGCAGGAGCACCAACAGCcaccgcagcagcaacagcagcagcacgtgACAAGCGTGACCATCGAGCCCTCGTATTCCTACGAGCTGAAGCCACAGACTACCTACGAGACACAGCCCCCACATCCGACACAGCCCCAGGAACACCAACCGCATCAGGCGCATCCAAGCCATGGCCTGGAGCAGCCCCAGATCGATCTGCCTCAGGAGGAGGAGCATGCGGATCAGGGCGGCTACCAGGAGCCCGTCATCGTCCTGCGCATCCCAGGCCCCGCAAAGTACGCAGCCCATCTCCAGACCCTGTTGCAGCAGTACCTGGAGATCCGAGCAGCCCAGTACTTGAGCCTGCTCCAAGAGGCCGAGcagaaccagcagcagcatcaccatcaacaccagcagcagcagcagcagcagcaacatttgGATCTCTCGCAGCAATATGGAGCCCCCGAGCAGGGGCCCTACCACCCGGATGTGAGCTATTCCCACCAACTGGcgccaacgccccagccagtACAGTATGCGGCCATCGACGACGTCTACCAGAGCTACAAGGGgcgccaccagcagcagcaacagcatcagcagcaggtgCAGCAGTACGAACAGCCCCCGCCCGAGGCCTACTATGCGCCAACAGGCTACCAGCAGCAGACACAGTTCTACTACGCCCAGCCGCAGTCCCATGGCCATGGTCAGGGCCAGGCACAGCCGCAGCTCTACCTGATAGCCATGGCCCCACAGCCGGACTACGTCGATGCAGCCCCGCAGGCGGACTACGGCGAACCGCTGCCACATCAgccgcaacagcaacaacaggcaCAACAGCAACCGATATATGTGCCCGAGTCAGAGCCACCCACTGCCCCCGAGGCGGAGCacgagcaggagcaggagcacaGTCTCCCCATCACGGAAAACAATCCGCGGGCCACCCACACCAAGGTCATATTCAATTCGCACCCCAGCCACATGTACCCTACCCTGCGCCAGTActcccaacagcagcagcagcagcaccaccaccaggaACAGCAGGAGGAACAGCAGGAGGGCGCCTCCGAGGAAAGTGCTCCGTCTCAGCGGCCGTACAACTACCATGCCCACGGCCTCAAGATGCGCCAGGGCAAGCGTTCGGCGAAGGCGCACCCCGAGGCcgcggcggcagcagccggCGACCAGCGGCTGCAACAAATCCGGGAGTACGTGCGGGAGAAGCTCGGTGCAGAGATGGGCTCGGCGGTGGAGTACAAGACGACGCAGCTTCTGGAGGGCTAA
- the LOC108165251 gene encoding uncharacterized protein LOC108165251 translates to MSLSSLILALLGCLPLLQGQQQYPAFPAWLYSMPWRPLVPSTPQQSPLSQLSPGYTGPQTFPSLLGHTGPPVQGRFSLPFRPSPFSGYTDDDDEDPGGGSLEEPAREIERVGPFVYLSPGRLYNIFRS, encoded by the exons ATGTCACTGTCATCCCTCATCCTGGCGCTGCTCGGATGCCTACCTCTCTTgcaggggcagcagcagtATCCCGCCTTCCCTGCCTGGCTGTACTCCATGCCTTGGCGTCCGCTGGTGCCGTCCACTCCACAGCAATCCCCACTCTCGCAGTTGAGTCCCGGCTACACGGGTCCTCAGACCTTTCCTTCT TTACTGGGCCACACAGGACCGCCTGTTCAGGGAAGGTTCAGCCTGCCCTTCAGGCCCTCTCCCTTTTCGGGCTACACggatgacgatgacgaggaTCCGGGAGGAGGATCTCTGGAGGAGCCAGCCAGAGAAATAGAAAGAGTTGGACCATTCGTCTACCTGTCCCCTGGCCGTCTGTACAACATATTTAGATCATAG
- the LOC108165249 gene encoding uncharacterized protein LOC108165249 has protein sequence MALHHLLLMIVTLSAVQAVLSPPPGYDDDSSPLQLRLEDLERERQREREQERESEQDLEQHLDVNRPPLLPNHYEWRPGVAASLPPSYVQEAAQRERDLEELRQLQRQHQQLSAGYAFPAHLPASVFYVGPTAATPTHTPTAAATTAATSARLLKPIVPYDLDLQLNGIQYLGGNALPLPLPLPRPQRPTFVYGYTPSPPRLYDSRPPPGAGLGLQQSKQFAYAPPPQRSYASGHRIPLPYPPSFISITTRRPSDGYGGHQKPFRPSQPDPTPDLFAGRASKSLLDSYIPSWEVLRLLQQTQPQPHPYSSHGPVQRHTLAYPVSRHLRLVKRGSEGETVKKSLQANV, from the exons ATG GCATTGCATCACCTGCTCCTAATGATCGTCACTTTGTCGGCCGTGCAGGCCGTCCTCTCGCCCCCGCCTGGCTATGATGACGACAGCTCCCCGCTGCAGCTGCGCCTGGAAGATCTGGAACGGGAACGACAGCGGGAACGGGAACAGGAACGAGAATCGGAACAGGATCTGGAGCAGCATTTGGATGTGAATCGGCCGCCCCTGCTGCCCAATCACTACGAGTGGCGGCCAGGTGTGGCGGCCAGCCTGCCGCCTAGCTATGTGCAAGAAGCTGCCCAGCGGGAGCGGGACCTGGAGGAGCTGCGTCAACTGCAgaggcagcatcagcagctgAGTGCGGGATATGCGTTTCCCGCCCACTTGCCGGCGAGCGTTTTCTATGT CGGACCAACAGCAGCCACGCCCACACACACGCCCACAgctgcagcaacaacagctgcAACCTCCGCGAGACTCCTGAAGCCCATTGTGCCCTATGATCTCGATCTCCAGCTGAATGGCATCCAGTATCTAGGGGGCAATGCCCTGCCCCTacccctgccactgccccgACCCCAGCGGCCGACCTTTGTCTATGGCTATACGCCGTCGCCACCCAGACTGTACGATTCCCGACCGCCGCCAGGAGCAGGACTAGGATTGCAACAATCGAAGCAGTTCGCCTATGCCCCACCCCCGCAGCGCAGCTATGCCTCTGGCCACCGTATACCCCTGCCCTATCCGCCCAGCTTCATCAGCATCACGACGCGACGGCCCTCGGACGGCTACGGGGGCCACCAGAAGCCCTTCCGCCCCTCTCAGCCGGACCCCACGCCGGATCTCTTCGCCGGACGCGCGTCCAAGTCGCTCCTGGACTCGTACATACCCAGCTGGGAGGTGTTGCGCCTCCTACAGCAgacccagccacagccacatccgTACAGCAGTCATGGTCCAGTGCAGCGCCATACCCTGGCCTACCCCGTCTCCCGTCACTTGAGGTTGGTCAAGCGGGGCTCCGAGGGGGAGACCGTGAAGAAGTCGCTTCAAGCGAATGTTTAG